The nucleotide sequence ttatatatatatatatatatttaaatgaataaaatgcaaaatatttcagcacatgactttctcattacttgatagttttagaacataacataaaagtatatagcatttgacatttaaaagttttaagcccctcctgaacatgagaaaatcctcgttattcgatgctgtagcgcacatattccctagttactgaaggaaaatagggagtaccaatatggcggctggtggcttcaaagcgactctttttttttttttttttttttttttacttcaaagcgactcgttctaacagcagGCGATTatcactccagtgtataatatagctcagagGACAGAGATTATTTTGACGCTGCCAAACGCTTATAGGATAATATGAACGAGGAGTCGCCACCGCCCCCTACCGGAGCACCGCGGTACTACTCTGCAGCACAAAAAAGAAAGCTGAAGCATGACTTTTCAGTCAAGACggtttaaattttattctgaaatgatACATGGACCGTACATGAAGGTAAAAAGGGCCATTTTACACAATAATAATTTCGCTACTCATAATTAATGTACACAAGGCTTAACGGGATCCAAGTACTACTTACAATAAATCACACTTTACTAGCATTCCTAACACTTGCTGTTTGTGCCTGTCTCTGTTTCCGGGGtcaaatcggaggcaaccggaaaAGGTTTAGTTTATAATTAACACAGACAAAACAGGTAATTACAGTACAACTAAGCGGGCCGGGGCATTAATGTGGACCTGCTCCCTGCACGCCGTCACTCTTGTGCACGCTCCTCACGTGTCTGCCCAGGGACTCCATCCATTTGAAGGACTTGCCGCAGTAGGCGCATATATAGCGCTTCCCCTCGGTGTGGATGGTCTGGTGTCTGTTCAGGGCGCTGGTGGTGATGAACGTCTTCCTGCAGATGTCGCACATGTAGGGCCTCTCGCCCGTGTGCGTCCTGATGTGGGCGGCCAGGTGGGAGCAGTTGGTGAAGCGCTTCTCGCACACGGAGCAGATGTAGGGCCTGTCTCTGCTCTCctcgccgctgctgctgccgccgttgttgctgctgctgttgttgttgttgttgctgaggAACTGCTGGAAATACAGCGCCTGGTCGTGCAGGCTGGTCGCCAGGCCCGTGTGGGGCGAGATGAACTCCTGCGCCTCGGGCTCCAGGTCCTCCTGGTTCTCCGCGGGGTCGTGGACCATCCAGAAGTGCCGCTTGGTGGCCTCTGCCTGCGGCGGGTCCGGGTCCCCTTTCACCCGCGAGGTCTCCGGCTGCTCCTGGTCCACGCAGCACACCtcgtcctcttcctcctccccctgCTGACGCTCCTCCTCGCAGGGAGCAGCCACTGCAGGGGGTGACTGATGGGGCTGGACGGAAGGAGAcgcaggaggagggggaggagaggGCAGCCGCTCGGTTTCGAGGTAATTGTCCGGTTCGGGCtctagaaaaaggaaaaaaaatagaccgcaacagtttatttgtaatataaaatctaACACTATGTCGTCCAAGAGACCCACGACAGGACCTACCTGACTTGCGGAGCTTCAGCTGCATCCTGAGCTGCCTGATTTCCAGGTCTTTGGAGCGTAAAATCTCCTCCTGGTACACCGCTATTGTCTTCTCCACCGCGCCTAAAATCTCCTCCGCCACCGAGGACAGCCTCTCGTTGAGGAAAACTCTCAGGGGCagcatattattttatttttttagatggtGGTCAACCTGAAAACCTGCACGATCTCAGCAGCGAATGAAGACGGATTTCTCCGGGTCCCTGAACGTCACGCTTCGCTTGTAAACACGGACGTGAAACCGAGAGTCACGTCAGATTACGTGCGACGTAAAAACAGAGTCGCCCCCTTGTGGTTTGgagggtgaagtaaaaaaactactacaaaaaaatctattaataatattaatatatgtTATTCTTATATTATAATAACAATTAAATGATTAGTATAGTAacaattataaaataataataaaaatagttagaaataatagtaataataatatattttattataatattattattatttcaggttTTATAATGAAATAATCCAAATTTCTgggcaaataaaaaatagaaataaaatgttgtgaaaaacaATTTTTGTCTTGACTGGAATAAATTGACTGGTAATTTTATAGCAATAGTTGAAACAATGTATTTGCATCCGTTGTATATAGCTTTTCTTCTCACTGTCTGACTTGCAtctattttcaattaaatgttgaaaaaattatataaacatatactacatggccaaaagtattctCTCCTTTCCCTTGACTCACATATGgacttaaaggaaaaataagtaataatgacacctagtggttaacatcggaacaacacatacacagtCCGCCATTTAATAGTAGATGAACTggatttttacttacacaggataggtacatgatgttgtattttgttctatttatggtctgcttctcttattgACTTCCacgtttgcaggctgctgctcttttgccaaaataaaataccaaatgatgcgctctgttttgggaaccctggtaactctcatatgattggctcaggaaccaggaagtaaagacTAGCTACACTCAATTTAAGTTGTTCCCCATCGTACCTCtcggtttgaaaggagaaaaacagaactgagacattgttgatggaaaggacggattgtttatagggaatgttacttccgtCCCAGGTGAGACGTGAGAATTATTTAGGTTGGTTTTACACTAAATATCTTTCTTCTAGCTCCTTTAATCCATCGGGTTCAATATTTCGTTTGTCCACCCGTTCCagctataacagcttcaactcttctggaaAGGCTGTCCATAAGGTTCTGGTGTGTTTACAGACGTTTTTGGCCATTCTTCCAAAagcgcatttgtgaggtcatacgctgatgttggacgagaaaGCTTGGCCCTCAGTCTACGCTCTAATTCATCCAAAAGGTGTCCTGCCAGGTTGATAGTAGGACTCTGTGTAGGCCAGTCACGGTCATCCTCACCAAACTCTCTCACCCAAGTCTTTTTGGACCTTGCTTTGTTCTCTGATGCAGTCACGTTGGAGGAGGAAGGGGTCATCTTCAGACTGTTACCACAATGTTTAGAGCATTGAATTGTCTAAAATCTCTTTCAGCTGAAGCATTCAAAGTTCCTTTCCCTGGACCTAAGGGGCCAAGCTTCTGGAAAAACAACCACACACCAGAAGTTCAATGAGCTCGGAACTGCTTGTAGAAACAAGTCTGCATGCCTGGaagcttgattttatttattaaacatctgATGGGTGAATGAacacttttggcaatatagtgtaccATAAAGCTTACAGTTATCAGATCATGTTACTGCCGCCGTACctgcgagtaagaaaatggatggatggatggatggatggctcaTTCTTGAGTACAATTTGCCAGACAGTGTTTGGCCATGATGTGTTAAAATGCTGAAGGAACACCTCAAGATATCAGTCAGGAAGTTAAAGATGGAGCACAAATGGGTcttgaaaaatgaaaatggtCAACGACTAAAAACATACAGCCtaataatttatgttttatgttcttGGAGTGGTCACCACAAAACTCTAATCTCAGCATCACAGGAAATGTGTGGGCAGAGCTGAACGCTGTATTTCTATTGCAGCTTTCTGAATCTAGAGATTTTTCCTAGTTTTCTAGATTATTGTCTTACAAATTGTCTTGAAAGAAAGCGAttgcaaaaaaaactaaatttcgTAACCCATTCTTGACTAGATTTAGCTCTAGGCATTTCTACCACATGGAATTGCTTTTATGTGAACTAGTCTGTACAAGCTCTACCAAGTCTTCTTGTCAAAGTaattcaagctcagtcagaccagatgaagagcatctgtgacatCGATTTATAAGACTTGCCACATATTCTtcattggatttaggtctgtctggactttgactgggctgtTCTAgcaggatggtgtgttcaggttcACCTGCTGTGTTAGTTTTCAGC is from Fundulus heteroclitus isolate FHET01 chromosome 3, MU-UCD_Fhet_4.1, whole genome shotgun sequence and encodes:
- the LOC105931607 gene encoding zinc finger and SCAN domain-containing protein 12, which encodes MLPLRVFLNERLSSVAEEILGAVEKTIAVYQEEILRSKDLEIRQLRMQLKLRKSEPEPDNYLETERLPSPPPPPASPSVQPHQSPPAVAAPCEEERQQGEEEEDEVCCVDQEQPETSRVKGDPDPPQAEATKRHFWMVHDPAENQEDLEPEAQEFISPHTGLATSLHDQALYFQQFLSNNNNNSSSNNGGSSSGEESRDRPYICSVCEKRFTNCSHLAAHIRTHTGERPYMCDICRKTFITTSALNRHQTIHTEGKRYICAYCGKSFKWMESLGRHVRSVHKSDGVQGAGPH